CTCTTCGCGAAACTTCATCGACGCCTTCATCGTCTTCTCAATCAAAATGGAGAGATGAGTTTTATTGGGATTATCAACAAGGAGTTGTTGTGGAGAGTGTAGAGATTGGAACCCTAGGAGCGGAGAGAAGTAAGCATCTTGGAACCCAAACACGTGTTTTTTTAAAACTCGCTTTATAGTTACGGTTTTACCCTTCTGTTATGTAGAGAATAACAGATAAGCTCGTTGACTTAGTTCGAAATGAAAGGTGGACAAAATCACTTGTGTTTTGTTTATCTGTTCTGGTTCTTTATTGCTCCCGTTGTTGATACATAAAGCCCGTATATATAAAATGGGCCTGATTGGGTTAAAACTCACACACATGTGGATAAGGATTAGCTAGGGACCTTGattgtttctctttcttttctttttttgacgctggttttatttcaaattcaatAAGTACAAAACACTTTCAAACAAAACACACACGCACCTCCAAACAGAGGATTGGGAGGGAATGAAAAATAAAGCAAAGTAAAGAACAAAAGGGAAagcaaaagataaataaaagagaAGACTGCAACACCAGTAGGTGCCATCAAGTCAAATCCGCAGATTAGGGCGGATGAGGAAGAGAACCTCACATACTAAGAGGAAGCTTCATGTCAAATGATTGCATCAAGCCATATCGGACCTCCAGCATCAACATAAGACTGGTAACGGTGATCTCGGGTGACGCTGACTGCAATGAGGGATCTTGATTGTTTCTCACGCCATTGTTTTCTTAGGCAGGATTTAAGGCTGGCAGTATCATCAACGATGTGGTTTATCCATTCACTACTATTAAGGACAATATTTCCTATTGAAGTTGGAAGAGATTTCTTAAAAACTCATCTAACTTAATATTTACAGCGAGAAAAACAATCACAATACTTAGAAAGCGAAATATATTGGAAGTAGATTTCACTCCACTCCAAACCTTGTCTAAGAATTCAACTTAATAGTTCAAAGACTCGACAACATGATAATAGGACCATGAAGAATGAAGGCCTATCCCAAGCTCAGAAAAAGTCAATGTCGTTGTAGATCATATTATCATTACGATCATTCTCCGAATAGTTATAAAGAAACGACAAATGAGAAGGAGAGGAGAGCTCCAAGCATAGACGGCCTTAAGGCCAAGCAAAGCAAGCATCCGCTTGCAGCCTCAAATTTTGCAGGTTAATATATAGCCTTTTAAAACAGccaatattttagaaaaatatagacTTTTTCTCTTTTCGACTGCGGCATTAAGTGAATACGTGAATCTCAGGACCGGCTCTTGCTCCAAGTCTCATACATCAAAGCTATATAAATGGTTTTCGTGTTCACTTGTATTTTTATACCAATTATTCATCGTAGCTGTATAAGCTAAGAGAtcagtaatatatatttttcatacagtcgataaatagttttttcattattatttttctatacgTTGTACAAATCTAACTCTAGTTTTTTGAGTGATTTTGAGATTCATCAAATTCAACTCTTTAGCGGTCGCTAGTTTGGAATCCGTGGGATAAAATTAGGTATGAGCGTTCGAGTACCCGTTCGGATTCAGATCGGGATTTTCGGGTTTACGCTCCTGGatctcacactaaaattttattagtacgggtcGGATTcagataataacacttcggattcggttcaaaattgtattacaTCCTAAAACCCGTAAAGTAACAATATATCGTTCAGATTCaggttatatcggttcggttcggatataaccaaagtaaaaaacaaaaatttgaaacaaaacataaaaaaaaatctctaaattaaataaaaattaatctatcacacataaaattgataaaataacaataaaatgttaaaccaaacatgaaaacaaatatcatttgtaaacaatatgcaTTACCTTATAGAAAATAGACTTGTTATTTCATTGAGCAAATTATAaagtacttatttataactaactGTATACTTAGagcatttattaaaaatctaatatttatttgtatctATCATATCAccacaaatattaaattttataattgaaacatttatatatatttcaaaatttttatactGACTAttaatttcagatttttcaggttatccgttcgggtttggttaataacacttcgggttcggatattttttgtaccaccctaTAAGATCCATCTGACTATTTTTACATTTTGGATCGGATAACGGAACAGgttttttggttcgggttcggttcggatttcgggttctGGACTTTATGCCCATGCCTAGATAAAATTTGTCAGTGGTTAGACTATTTGTTGCCACATTTTGAAACATGTACTTAACGTGGGAGATGTTAATCCAGAGAAGTACTGTGCATCTATATGttacattattttgttttttcttacataaaaagttttaatttaatgaattaatatcgtttaataaaaaaagagaaaacaagcaaaaaaattttgatttttaaaaatagtgcAAGCCCTTTGGCCTGATACTATGCTCAAGAgccattatgtttttttcttgcataaaaggttttaatttaattaattaatatcttttaataaaaaaaagagaaaacaataaaaaaaatttgatttctaAAAATTGTGCAAGCccttagattttagatttttgttaaaaaatttgatttctAATAATTGATTTCTAAAGGCttagtaagatgttttagattttttacttgttctacaaagatatattttctatatgtttaaggtattctttatgcttttaaaaaatattaaatgaaaaatatttgaattgattaaatttcattggtgaaaagttattggaaagtgtataataaagtaaaagaaaaattaaattataaacatttattaaattcataataagcgtgaacactttagaaaatcttactcTAAGAAAAATTTGTTTTACCAATTTTCTGAGTTTATATAGTTCATGGGAAACCTCTTATTAGTTATTACATCAATTTCCTTTGATGAAGGAATAAAACTTAGGCctttttaacaaatattttgaaaaggAAATTAACTAGACCGTTATATTGGTTAAATACTTAATGCGTTTAGCTGTAtgccaaaacaataaaaaactaGGTTATAAACATAACAAAATCTGATAACGTAGATATATCCGATTAAACAGATATGATATATCAAACAATATACTCATTATTGTTTCCCCATAAGAAATCATACGcagttgtttttttaataattttatcctTGTTTgctgacaaaagaaaaatgttttttttttctttgtcggGGGTCCACATTCCATCCAGCTAAGAGCGATGTACAAAAAGATTAGAACTGCGAACCACGTCAAGCAAATACGATGGAGGACCACAGCCAATACGGCTTAGCTATGTGCACGTGTCTGACATTCAGCGGCTTAGTTGCCCGCATGTGGGCCGAATCTAAAAGAGAGCACAAGACTCGTGTGTTCGAACTCTGAGTCCCTGACGCACGCATTTGTACAGAGTTCTAACCAAATCGGCAGACCCTTTCTGTTATGTTtcagttctctctctctctctctctctctctattgtaGCCCTTAGATCACTTTCCTATCACGTCTACATCCGACGGCTATTATTTATACACCATTGACTCTATTTCTCTATATAgcttaactaatatataaaccCAACTGAGATTGTGCAATAAATATCTAAGGTTTTATTTAAGGTTTAGCATGTGTATAATAAAGATGATCGATCCACGTATATGTCCTCTTTAATTAACAATTTTCGGTAAGCTTATCAAAAATTAACATTCTTTAGTTAACGTATTAAATTAGGTTTTTAGCATATACAATATAGAATCGCTAGCTGtctttattaatttatcttCTATCAAAGTTGGCAAGAGATATTTACGGGATAAtatatactctctccgttccacgaagatagattttttaggtatttcatacaaattaaaaaaaaaaacacattaaactaccataataaatgtattgttttctgtaattttcaattttcaataacttttaaccaatagtaattcaataaagtcaattaatttttttgaagtttacaattttttcatagaaaacacaaaaaatacatttttctgaaacaatttttttttctaaaaaatttatcattaaGGAATGGAGGGAGTATTATATATAGCTATGCATATTGGTATATTCTCTTCTAATTCGTGGATGATCACTAAACATAGTAATGAACTTGCTGTATATAGATTTCGATTTGTTCTAGATAATATACATGTATAATATCTGTTAAAGTAGTAAAATATTACTCCttcaagttttgtttttctGCTAAATCAAAAGgtgttaagttttgttttatttgtagtCGCAATTTGATAAAGCACAagggaaagaagaagaatattaaAATAGACGTAAGGAAGTGAAACTGCCTCGTGCATTATGAGAAGAAGGACGTGAGACAACTAAATGAAAAAGATAAGTGAGAGTCACCAAAGAGTCATGCCATCTCCATGTCTTCGCATTCCACTTTATCATTTATCTTCAACTTTTCTACATTATTGTCtgattatcttttgtttttgctaaaaattattttctttttgttctgatgaaatccttttatTATCTCTCTAATTTGAACTCAAGCTAATCGTTATTGCATGTGTATATATTCTTTTGCGGTTACTTAGGCTAAACATTGAACTTATGCAAATTAAAAGTCCAGATTTTAGTATATGCAAAGGTGGATCTCTACCATCAACcatacaatatataaatatataaaataatattttattcatggGAAAAACAATCATAAGTTTGTTGAGTTTTTGTGCATTACATGGGGCCAAGTTTGTGGAATCCTACTTATCTATTAATTTAATCAGTTAACTAGTACTACCTGCATTTATCTATCATAAGCACAAACAGACAcagaacataaatatttcaacattgcgtaaaatatataaaaatagctATATTTAAAGAAATTACAACATGATCATTTGGGTAAGAGGGGATCAAATGCGCTTCAGCTATTTCATGTCTTGGGAGGCATACTTACACATACATGTAATTCttacttacaaaaaaaaaaaaaatcttacttaCACATTTTCTCATAATTAATAACTACATGTAATTAAGTTAATTGACCCAAAATTTCCTTTGAATTTAGATGATGGTTATAActttgtatatatgtttgtttgatTACGAAATGGGTTCTGGTCATTACAAAAATATCAACAATCCATTAAATTATTTGCCTACATCTTCTgttcgtatatatatatgcataaccATATTCAagtatttaagttttttttttgccaaaaatcAAGTATTTAAGTTGAAAAAGGAatgatttaaataatttatttcccTACATCTcattgttcatatatatatatatatatatatatatatatatatgcataaccATATTCCTTTGTCCTCCTATATAACCTACCCATATCTCCACTTACTATCAAATTCACCAACCacatctttctctcttctaaCAATCAACCCTAATAATTCCAAAAATGGAAGCCACGATCTTCAAGGGCAGAAGAACCTCATCATCAGCCCTAGCGATGCACAAACAGTCATACTCAATAACCAAATCAAAGCCAAAGATACGTATCATTCACATATATGCACCTGAGATCATCGAGACCGACGTTGCCAACTTCCGTGAGCTCGTGCAAAGCCTCACCGGCAAACCAGAAGACCATGGCGTTTCCAAGACAAAGCCAAGAAGAGATACTCATCGTCTACGTCATCGTCAGGTCCTAGACATGACCAACGCGGAGAAACTAAGAGAATCGGAACATTATGATCAAGGGTTCTGCTTAAACTCAGAGATGGAAGAGATCTCGATGACTTGGAACGGTAACAACGGTGTTGGTGAGAGCTCCGGAGGGTTCTTGAATGGTATGGGAGATTTCGAAGGGTTTATTCAAGAACTTGGTGAATTTCCCTATTTGCCCTTGACATCCATGGATGTTTCTGCTTCTTCTAATTCACCTTCTTCCTCTCATTTACATGGCGGATCAGTTTTCTCAGATTCCCACCACCAATTCGTGTGACTCTCTGTCTCTCAGACGAAGTAACCTTTTCTTTTTAAGTgatgtaatttattttgtttattaggtttttgtgaaaataaatttaatttattatttttgtttaatatgaaGTTAATTAATTTATCTTATTGCATGAAAAGCTTAGACTCCTTTTAATTCTCCATTAATGTCTCATGAGTTCATCGTGTCAAGCATGatacatttacaataattaacTCTTTTTTTCGCACGTCCTCTAAGCGATTGATACAAACGAAAGATGCTTAATATGAGGCtaatcaatttattttattggacGAAAAGCTTAACTCTTTTTAATTATGCGTTCATCATGAGAAACATGTTATAGAAGTCTTTGCGTCCAGAGATATATGGTATTCTTTCGTAGCTCCGACGAGTTGACTTAGTGTTCTTTCGAAGTCTTTGCTGTATCCTTTGTGTCGTGTGGGCGTTGTTGTAGCCTGTTGTACCGTTCATGTTTGACCGTAACTCGAGCTTCCATGTAAACAGTGTTGCTACGGTGAACTTTGTCTCTTCGTCGAGATGGCTCGGCTTTGTTGGTCGAGGTCCTCCTCCAGCGGAGCTCCGGAGGCGTATGCCAGACGCTTCCGTTGACGCCTGCTCTGAGCCATTTCGGTGAGTTCTTGACGGAACAGTGTCAGGTAGAGTAAGAAGAGTTATGACTAGGATGATTATATTGTTGTTCTGCTTGATCTTTTACCTATTAATTACAAGTTTTCTGTGTTAGAAACTTTGAATTAATCTCTATGTATcctaatgattttttaatttttttgcggTCACTAGGATCAAATCAGCTCTTAACAGATTGTGGTTTCAATTAAATTTGTAACCGAACTTTCATTTTCATAATGATATTTTAccatttagcaaaaaaagaagaagagatatatGGTATTCGAAGTATTTCAGTTTGTATTCAGTTTGTTTGACATTTACAGACATAAACAGAGGAACATAAAGCAACAATGTCTCTT
The window above is part of the Brassica napus cultivar Da-Ae chromosome C8, Da-Ae, whole genome shotgun sequence genome. Proteins encoded here:
- the LOC106362721 gene encoding VQ motif-containing protein 25-like codes for the protein MEATIFKGRRTSSSALAMHKQSYSITKSKPKIRIIHIYAPEIIETDVANFRELVQSLTGKPEDHGVSKTKPRRDTHRLRHRQVLDMTNAEKLRESEHYDQGFCLNSEMEEISMTWNGNNGVGESSGGFLNGMGDFEGFIQELGEFPYLPLTSMDVSASSNSPSSSHLHGGSVFSDSHHQFV